ACCCACGGCTCCGACGCGCCGGAAACGGCCGCCTTCGAGATCCCCTACTTTTTCTCCGGTCTCGAGCTGCTGGGCTGATTTGTCAAGTTTTTCCAAAAGTTAAACCTTGTGAAGCCATAGCCCTTTGGGTACAATCCCGAAGGGCTATTTTTCTGGGTGCCCCTGCTGATGTCCGAGTCCAAAGTCGATCTGAAAAATCTCGATCTCGATGCGCTCACCACATTTCTCGAAGGGTTGGGCAAGGAGCGCTTTCGCGCCCGCCAGATGTTTCGCTGGATGTATCGTCAGGGGGTGAGCGACTTTGCGCGGATGACGGATCTCTCCAAGGAATTCCGGCAACAGTTGGAAACGCGCGCCTATGTGTCGCGCCTTGTCCCCGAGGCGCTGGAGGTCAGTCGCGACGGCACCCGCAAGTATCTGTTGCGGCTCGCCGACGGCCAGACCGTGGAGAGCGTGCGTATCCCCATGGATGAGGGGCGCAGCACCCTGTGCATCTCCACTCAGGTGGGTTGCGCCATGCAGTGCGAATTCTGCCTGACCGGCACCTTCGGGTTGATGCGCAACCTCACGCCGGGAGAGATCGTCAACCAGGTCTGCGCGGCGCTGGTCGACGGTCCGGTGAACAATATCGTGCTCATGGGCATGGGCGAGCCCCTGCATAATCTGGACAACGTGGTGACGGCGCTGCGCATTTTCCAGGCCGAGGACGGCTTGAACTACGGACCGCGCAAGGTCACCCTGTCCACCTGCGGGCTGGTGCCGGAAATGGCGGAGCTCGGGCGGCGCGTCCGGGTCAATCTGGCGGTGTCCCTCAATGCGACCACGGACGAGGTGCGCGACCGGCTCATGCCCATCAATCGTCGTTATCCCCTGGCCCAGTTGATGGAGGCCTGCCGGACCTTTCCCCTGCAGCCGCGCCAGCGCATCACCTTTGAGTACATCGTCATTCGCGACGTCAACGATTCGCCCGCCGACGCCAAACGGCTGGTCAAGCTGCTGCACGGCATCAAGGCCAAGGTCAACCTGATCCCCTTCAACGAGCATGAGGGATCGCCGTGGCGGGCGCCGACGGCCGAGGCCATGGACGCCTTCCAGACCTATCTGTTGAGCCGCAACATCGTCGCCATCCGTCGTGCCGGCAAGGGCGCCGATATTTCGGCGGCCTGCGGTCAGCTCAAAGGGCGTCTGGAAAAAATACAAACGGATACCTAGACATCTCGTGGAGGATTTCAGCTCATGTCTCAACCAGTGATCGGCGTCATCGGCGGCAGCGGCCTCTATCAGATGGACGAGTTGACGGAGGTGCGTGAAGTGCGGATCGACACGCCCTTCGGGGCTCCTTCCGATGCCTACATCACCGGCATGCTCGGCGGAGTGAAGATGGTGTTTCTGCCGCGTCACGGGCGCGGTCATCGCTTTTTGCCCTCCGAGGTCAACTACCGCGCCAATATCTACGGCATGAAAACCCTAGGCGTGGAGCGCATCATCTCCGTGTCGGCGGTGGGCAGCATGAAGGAAGAGATCGTGCCCGGCCACATCGTCATCCCCGATCAATTTTTCGATCGCACTCAGGGCAAGCGCGCCTCGACATTTTTCGGTCACGGGGTGGTCGGCCACGTGCAGTTCGCCGACCCGGTGTGCGCCGACCTGGCTCAGGTTCTTTACGCCGCCGCGGGCGAGGCGGGCGCGGTCGTTCATCGCGGCGGTACCTATCTGTGCATCGAGGGGCCAAATTTCTCGACCCGCGCCGAATCGAACATTTATCGCGGCTGGGGAGTGGACATCATCGGCATGACCAATATTCCCGAGGCGCGGCTGGCGCGGGAAGCCGAAATCTGCTATGCCACCGTCGCCCTGGCCACCGACTACGACTGCTGGCATCACGAGCACGAGGATGTCTCGGTGGAGGCGGTCATCGCCATCATCCAGAAAAATGTCGCCATGGCACGCGGCATCATTCGCGCCGCCGCCAAACAATTGGGCGAGGTGCGCCGTTGCGCTTGCGGCTCCGCGCTGCAGTTCGCCATCATGACCGACAAGAGCCTGATCCCCGAGCAGACCCGCAAGGATCTGGCGCCGATCCTCGGCAAATACCTTTAAGCAACGCATCGGCCAGGGCGCACGTCGGTGCGCCCCTATTATCGCAGGAATTTATAAATGAGCATTCTGGTTGTCGGTTCGGTGGCGTTTGATTCGGTGGAAACTCCCTTCGGCAAGGCGGATGAGGTGCTGGGCGGCTCGGCCACCTATTTTTCCACCTCGGCCAGCTTTTTCACCGAGGTGGACTTGGTGGCGGTGGTGGGAGAGGATTTTCCGGCGGAGCATGTGCGGTTTCTCGAAGGGCGCAACATCAACCTGGCCGGCCTGCAGACCGCGCCCGGCGCCACCTTTCGCTGGAAAGGCCGCTACGAATACGATCTCAACGAGGCCCACACCCTGGAAACCCGCCTCAATGTTTTCGAATCGTTCCGCCCCAAGTTGCCGGCTGGTTTTGAAGACGCGCGCTATGTGTTTCTCGCCAATATCGATCCCGAATTGCAACTCGAGGTTCTGCGCCAGGTGAAAAA
This portion of the Geoalkalibacter sp. genome encodes:
- the rlmN gene encoding 23S rRNA (adenine(2503)-C(2))-methyltransferase RlmN, with translation MSESKVDLKNLDLDALTTFLEGLGKERFRARQMFRWMYRQGVSDFARMTDLSKEFRQQLETRAYVSRLVPEALEVSRDGTRKYLLRLADGQTVESVRIPMDEGRSTLCISTQVGCAMQCEFCLTGTFGLMRNLTPGEIVNQVCAALVDGPVNNIVLMGMGEPLHNLDNVVTALRIFQAEDGLNYGPRKVTLSTCGLVPEMAELGRRVRVNLAVSLNATTDEVRDRLMPINRRYPLAQLMEACRTFPLQPRQRITFEYIVIRDVNDSPADAKRLVKLLHGIKAKVNLIPFNEHEGSPWRAPTAEAMDAFQTYLLSRNIVAIRRAGKGADISAACGQLKGRLEKIQTDT
- the mtnP gene encoding S-methyl-5'-thioadenosine phosphorylase, encoding MSQPVIGVIGGSGLYQMDELTEVREVRIDTPFGAPSDAYITGMLGGVKMVFLPRHGRGHRFLPSEVNYRANIYGMKTLGVERIISVSAVGSMKEEIVPGHIVIPDQFFDRTQGKRASTFFGHGVVGHVQFADPVCADLAQVLYAAAGEAGAVVHRGGTYLCIEGPNFSTRAESNIYRGWGVDIIGMTNIPEARLAREAEICYATVALATDYDCWHHEHEDVSVEAVIAIIQKNVAMARGIIRAAAKQLGEVRRCACGSALQFAIMTDKSLIPEQTRKDLAPILGKYL